One genomic segment of Corynebacterium durum includes these proteins:
- the radA gene encoding DNA repair protein RadA, with amino-acid sequence MAKTAVKKPRTQYQCTDCGYTCAKWLGRCPECGSWGTLEEKRVAATSKNGGGGAAVAAFTGALPTGLTPTAPALPIVRIDPASSTTTSTGIGELNRVLGSGLVPGSVVLLAGEPGVGKSTLLLEVAAKWATQPAEGEASTRDTRTALYVTAEESVGQVRMRAQRTGALKDTLFLAAESDLDVVFGHVEQLKPSLLIVDSVQTMHAPGVEGVAGGVAQSRAVTAALTALAKNTGIPILLVGHVTKDGNVAGPRVLEHLVDVVLNFEGDRHSSLRMLRGIKNRFGATDEVGCFEQVSDGIKEVEDPSGLFLSHRDDSPDGTAVTVAMDGVRPILAEVQSLLVTTPSKNPRRAVTGLDATRVPMVLAVLAARAGRSSADKEVYIATVGGMRVHEPAADLAIALATASAMAHKALPAKMVVLGEVGLAGEIRRIPNTVRRLQEAQRLGFTTAIIPNGEKVTVPGITVNYVRDITDAISTAFSA; translated from the coding sequence ATGGCAAAAACGGCAGTGAAAAAACCACGCACCCAGTACCAATGCACTGATTGTGGCTACACATGTGCAAAGTGGTTGGGTCGCTGCCCTGAGTGCGGTTCATGGGGGACGTTGGAAGAAAAACGCGTTGCGGCAACCAGCAAGAACGGCGGTGGAGGCGCTGCCGTAGCCGCATTCACTGGGGCACTCCCCACGGGTCTAACACCTACCGCCCCGGCATTGCCAATTGTGCGTATTGACCCAGCGAGTTCCACCACTACATCCACTGGTATCGGAGAACTTAACCGGGTACTAGGCAGCGGCCTCGTACCGGGTTCCGTGGTGTTGCTTGCTGGGGAACCCGGCGTGGGTAAATCCACATTGTTGCTGGAGGTGGCGGCGAAGTGGGCGACGCAACCTGCGGAAGGAGAGGCGTCGACACGCGACACACGCACCGCCTTGTACGTCACCGCCGAAGAATCAGTGGGGCAGGTACGTATGCGTGCGCAACGCACCGGCGCGCTGAAGGATACGCTGTTTCTCGCAGCGGAATCTGACCTTGACGTGGTGTTTGGACACGTGGAGCAGCTGAAACCCTCGCTGCTCATCGTGGACTCGGTGCAAACCATGCACGCGCCCGGCGTAGAGGGCGTGGCCGGTGGGGTGGCGCAGTCCCGTGCCGTCACCGCCGCACTGACCGCGCTGGCCAAGAACACGGGCATTCCGATTCTGCTGGTCGGACATGTGACAAAAGATGGCAACGTCGCTGGCCCCAGGGTGTTGGAGCACCTTGTGGACGTGGTGCTGAATTTTGAAGGCGATCGACATTCCTCTCTGCGCATGCTGCGTGGCATCAAAAACCGTTTTGGCGCGACGGACGAGGTGGGGTGTTTTGAACAAGTCTCGGACGGGATCAAAGAAGTGGAAGACCCCTCTGGGCTGTTCCTCTCCCACCGCGACGACTCCCCCGATGGCACAGCTGTAACTGTCGCTATGGATGGGGTACGCCCAATTCTCGCGGAGGTGCAAAGCCTGCTAGTGACTACACCGTCGAAAAATCCGCGCCGCGCGGTGACAGGGCTCGATGCCACCCGGGTTCCCATGGTTCTTGCAGTGTTGGCTGCGCGCGCGGGCCGAAGCTCCGCCGACAAGGAGGTCTACATCGCCACTGTGGGCGGCATGCGCGTGCACGAACCCGCAGCCGATCTAGCCATTGCGCTTGCTACTGCGTCTGCCATGGCTCACAAGGCGCTTCCCGCGAAAATGGTGGTGCTCGGCGAGGTGGGCCTGGCTGGGGAAATCCGGCGGATACCCAACACCGTCCGACGCCTGCAGGAAGCACAGCGCCTTGGCTTTACCACCGCAATCATCCCCAATGGCGAAAAAGTCACTGTACCCGGGATAACAGTCAACTACGTGCGGGACATAACAGATGCTATTTCAACTGCGTTTAGCGCCTAG
- a CDS encoding carbonic anhydrase, whose amino-acid sequence MTTSSTDNIITPKQAWNALVEGNHRFMTFREKRPNQDVERRMQMRYGQNPIVAVLACSDSRVPVELIFDQGLGDAFVIRTAGEIIDLAVLGSLEYAVESLNVPLIVVMGHESCGAVAATQAAIDGHEIPDGFQRVLIEKVSPSILQARAAGYTTTAEFEAHHVAETVNQVLSRSPEVKSKVSRGTCGIVGVRYRLSDGLAEPVVTIGVGE is encoded by the coding sequence ATGACCACCTCTAGCACTGACAACATCATCACTCCCAAGCAGGCATGGAACGCCCTTGTGGAGGGCAACCACCGGTTCATGACGTTCCGGGAAAAGCGCCCCAACCAGGACGTGGAGCGCCGCATGCAAATGCGCTACGGCCAGAATCCCATTGTGGCCGTGCTCGCCTGCTCAGACTCGCGTGTGCCCGTCGAACTGATCTTTGACCAGGGGCTCGGCGATGCTTTTGTGATCCGCACGGCCGGCGAAATCATTGATCTCGCGGTGCTCGGCAGCCTGGAATACGCTGTGGAATCGTTGAATGTTCCCCTCATCGTCGTGATGGGGCATGAATCCTGCGGCGCTGTCGCAGCCACCCAAGCCGCAATAGACGGGCATGAAATTCCCGATGGTTTTCAGCGCGTGCTTATTGAAAAAGTCAGCCCGTCCATTCTGCAGGCTCGCGCAGCCGGCTACACCACCACCGCAGAATTTGAGGCGCATCATGTTGCCGAAACGGTGAACCAAGTGCTGAGCCGTTCCCCAGAAGTCAAGTCCAAGGTTTCCCGTGGAACATGCGGAATTGTGGGAGTGCGCTACCGTCTGTCCGATGGACTCGCCGAACCAGTGGTCACTATTGGGGTAGGAGAGTAG
- a CDS encoding A/G-specific adenine glycosylase: MASKFSPDKHLITWFAANKRDIVWRTPDTSAWGILLSEVMSQQTPVKRVEPIWQEWMRRWPTPTDFAQASADDVLRAWGKLGYPRRALRLLECARVVVDKHGGDVPSDVDELLALPGIGDYTARAVAAFAYGQRVPVVDTNVRRVYSRWKLGRFLPGAASKRDLAQVEALLPQEPQQAADMSVALMELGALVCTATSPDCDACPLIKNCAWQSAGCPEPSTEELARAKKRVQKFTGTDRQVRGLIMDVLRGATAPVPQSRIDAAWPDAPQRSRALHSLLTDGLAEQTPDGLFQLPGAFSPLCVSESR; this comes from the coding sequence ATGGCCTCTAAATTTTCCCCCGATAAACACCTCATCACCTGGTTTGCCGCCAACAAGCGGGACATCGTGTGGCGTACCCCCGACACCTCGGCGTGGGGAATCCTCCTGAGCGAGGTAATGAGCCAACAAACCCCGGTCAAGCGTGTGGAACCAATCTGGCAGGAGTGGATGCGCCGCTGGCCTACTCCCACTGATTTCGCCCAGGCCAGCGCCGATGACGTGCTGCGTGCGTGGGGCAAGCTGGGATACCCGCGGCGCGCTTTACGACTGTTGGAGTGCGCGCGGGTGGTCGTCGATAAGCATGGTGGCGACGTTCCGTCGGATGTGGACGAGTTGCTGGCGCTGCCGGGGATTGGGGATTACACAGCACGGGCAGTGGCTGCATTCGCCTATGGGCAGCGGGTTCCGGTCGTGGATACGAATGTTCGGCGGGTGTATTCACGCTGGAAGCTGGGGCGGTTCCTGCCCGGCGCGGCGTCGAAAAGGGATTTGGCGCAGGTGGAGGCGCTGCTTCCACAAGAGCCCCAACAGGCGGCGGATATGTCGGTGGCGCTGATGGAGTTGGGGGCGCTGGTCTGCACCGCCACCTCACCCGATTGCGATGCCTGCCCACTGATCAAAAATTGCGCATGGCAGTCGGCGGGTTGTCCAGAACCGTCTACTGAGGAACTGGCGCGGGCGAAGAAGCGTGTGCAAAAGTTCACAGGTACGGATCGGCAAGTACGGGGGCTGATCATGGATGTGCTGCGTGGTGCCACAGCCCCAGTTCCGCAGTCGCGTATCGACGCCGCGTGGCCCGACGCCCCGCAACGCTCCCGGGCGCTGCATTCCCTACTGACCGACGGTCTGGCCGAGCAAACGCCTGATGGTTTGTTCCAGCTCCCGGGCGCATTTAGTCCGCTGTGTGTTTCTGAAAGTCGATAG
- a CDS encoding threonine/serine ThrE exporter family protein: MAQESNSDDSTAGQQAMGVEADAVLRLGLLMVAAGTGGYRVIRAMKRAARAMGFDRLDAEISITSVVCTFHRGVSFRTVVATQPAPAVDASRIEALEHLTHHLPNRMSANALTMCLDDIVHSVTHRWSRPVLMVAAGAACAAFALLNYFPAEGAAAVAVAAACGQLVRMILASRHLNQLGVVAVAAATSCLVFYLLNWALPLTHLPDDARAFAAGYIAAVLYLIPGFPLFSSMLDLSRFDITAGLTRLCYAMAVITAATMSVALVSAMTGLSPLSIDAPTPTARWYLLAAVASFVGVGGFALLFNSSRRMVLFAASIGVVANMVRLVMIDVGVQPQYAAYTGGVVVGLLGAVITAQTTLPRITMTVPASVIMIPGTAMYRAVHFLNSGDIDQALSNAATAGLIIVWISAGLVTARILTDRDWAFGKPIDFQKHTAD; the protein is encoded by the coding sequence ATGGCCCAAGAGAGCAATAGCGACGACAGCACCGCCGGTCAGCAAGCGATGGGGGTGGAAGCTGATGCCGTGCTGCGTCTAGGTTTGCTGATGGTTGCCGCTGGAACCGGCGGTTATCGTGTTATCCGCGCCATGAAACGTGCGGCCCGGGCCATGGGGTTTGATCGCCTAGATGCGGAAATTTCCATCACCAGTGTTGTGTGCACGTTCCACCGGGGCGTGTCTTTTCGAACGGTGGTGGCTACGCAACCCGCCCCGGCGGTGGATGCCTCCCGCATAGAGGCCCTGGAACATCTCACACATCACCTGCCCAATCGCATGAGCGCAAACGCGTTGACCATGTGCTTGGACGATATTGTCCATTCGGTGACACACCGCTGGTCGCGGCCTGTGTTGATGGTCGCAGCGGGTGCGGCCTGTGCGGCGTTCGCACTGCTCAACTACTTTCCAGCCGAGGGGGCCGCAGCCGTGGCGGTGGCTGCGGCATGCGGACAACTGGTGCGTATGATTCTCGCGTCGCGGCACCTCAACCAGCTGGGCGTGGTGGCCGTAGCTGCGGCAACCTCCTGCCTGGTGTTTTACCTCCTGAACTGGGCATTGCCGCTGACGCACCTCCCTGATGATGCCCGTGCCTTCGCCGCCGGATACATCGCGGCGGTGCTGTACCTCATTCCCGGCTTTCCGCTGTTTTCCTCCATGCTGGACCTCAGCCGTTTCGACATCACCGCAGGTTTGACCCGCTTGTGTTACGCCATGGCGGTGATTACCGCCGCCACCATGTCCGTAGCGTTGGTATCGGCGATGACGGGGCTATCGCCGTTGTCTATCGACGCCCCGACCCCCACTGCTCGCTGGTATCTGCTCGCCGCTGTTGCCAGTTTCGTCGGTGTTGGTGGTTTTGCATTGCTGTTTAACTCATCACGGCGCATGGTGCTGTTCGCGGCGTCGATAGGCGTGGTGGCCAACATGGTTCGGCTGGTGATGATCGATGTGGGCGTGCAACCCCAGTACGCCGCCTATACCGGCGGTGTGGTGGTCGGGCTGCTGGGGGCGGTGATTACGGCGCAGACAACCCTGCCGCGTATCACCATGACGGTACCTGCATCAGTGATCATGATTCCCGGCACGGCCATGTACCGTGCCGTGCATTTCCTCAACTCAGGCGATATTGATCAGGCGCTCTCCAACGCAGCTACCGCCGGGCTGATCATCGTGTGGATTTCCGCTGGTCTTGTCACTGCACGCATCCTTACGGACAGGGATTGGGCGTTCGGGAAGCCTATCGACTTTCAGAAACACACAGCGGACTAA
- a CDS encoding DUF4236 domain-containing protein, whose product MGITFRKRQKMGKNSWLNVSGSGVSASTKVGPVTFNSRGGLWLKLPGGLTFRGRWR is encoded by the coding sequence GTGGGAATCACCTTCCGTAAACGTCAGAAGATGGGCAAGAATAGTTGGCTGAACGTGTCGGGTTCTGGTGTGTCCGCATCCACGAAGGTGGGGCCAGTGACGTTCAATAGTCGCGGTGGTCTGTGGTTGAAGCTTCCCGGCGGCCTGACATTCCGCGGTCGCTGGCGCTGA
- a CDS encoding GNAT family N-acetyltransferase, translating to MGARRKQAQDNDLGAQLTSSARRDAPLAYAIAFVSFARSQGYSPAQLAKWVHDQYESTGWYDGFAASHDPDSLFEAFLTDIVQGHLLLRTAAKIVRDGEGVIIHTDTFIPRRARAMSRQFGLDPTDVESFVEELLVQHATRLGMSATISSGQRGREVRISPSWNNGNALTVREILEQDRAWLRGFLQHRWGGDTLLTRGKEHNVASASGFLATEGQKIVGVLTYADDGEHCEVLTLDALEPGRGIGRLLVDALMESREVGEVITVVTSNDNLDALGFYQRIGFQLTAVLPEAINNARLTKPSIPTVSKRGIPIRDELVLTQVVRP from the coding sequence ATGGGCGCGAGGCGGAAACAAGCGCAGGACAACGACCTTGGCGCGCAGCTGACATCGTCGGCACGCAGGGACGCGCCCTTGGCGTATGCCATCGCCTTTGTGTCTTTTGCCAGGTCGCAGGGGTATAGCCCGGCACAGCTAGCCAAATGGGTACACGACCAGTACGAGTCCACCGGCTGGTACGACGGATTTGCCGCCAGCCACGACCCAGACAGCCTGTTCGAGGCGTTCCTCACTGACATCGTGCAGGGGCATTTGCTGTTGCGCACGGCGGCGAAAATCGTGCGCGACGGTGAGGGAGTGATCATTCACACAGATACGTTTATTCCTCGCCGCGCCCGAGCCATGTCCCGGCAGTTTGGGCTGGATCCCACGGACGTGGAGTCGTTTGTGGAGGAGCTTCTTGTCCAACACGCCACCCGCCTGGGCATGTCGGCCACAATTAGCTCCGGCCAGCGTGGGCGGGAAGTGCGTATTTCTCCCAGCTGGAATAACGGTAATGCGTTGACGGTACGTGAGATCCTAGAGCAGGATCGCGCCTGGCTACGTGGGTTTTTGCAGCACAGGTGGGGTGGGGACACGTTGCTGACACGCGGCAAGGAACACAACGTCGCCTCAGCATCAGGGTTCCTGGCCACGGAGGGGCAGAAAATCGTGGGCGTGCTCACCTACGCGGACGATGGGGAGCACTGCGAAGTGCTGACCCTTGATGCACTAGAACCAGGCCGCGGCATTGGTCGATTGTTGGTGGATGCCCTCATGGAATCCCGTGAGGTTGGGGAGGTAATAACGGTAGTCACCTCGAACGATAATCTTGATGCTCTGGGGTTTTACCAGCGCATTGGGTTCCAGTTGACGGCGGTGCTGCCGGAAGCCATCAACAACGCGCGGCTCACCAAACCATCCATTCCGACGGTGAGCAAGCGGGGCATTCCCATTCGGGACGAGCTGGTTCTCACTCAGGTCGTGCGACCCTAA
- a CDS encoding ATP-dependent Clp protease ATP-binding subunit → MFERFTDRARRVIVLAQEEARSFNHNYIGTEHILLGLIQEGECVAAKALESMGISLEAVRQEVEEIIGRGSQPHVGHIPFTPRAKKVLELSLREGLQMGHKYIGTEFLLLGLIREGEGVAAQVLVKLGADLPRVRQQVIQLLSGYEGGEGGTPEAPQQSSGSDAVGAGASPGGRVQSSVGERSNSLVLDQFGRNLTQAARDGKLDPVVGREKEIERVMQVLSRRTKNNPVLIGEPGVGKTAVVEGLALDIVNGKVPETLKDKQLYSLDLGSLVAGSRYRGDFEERLKKVLKEINQRGDIILFIDEIHTLVGAGAAEGAIDAASLLKPKLARGELQTIGATTLDEYRKHIEKDAALERRFQPVQVPEPSVELTIDILKGLRDRYEAHHRVSITDGALAAAANLSDRYINDRYLPDKAVDLIDEAGARMRIKRMTAPAGLREVDERIAAVRREKEAAIDAQDFEKAAGLRDQERRLGEERSEKEKQWRAGDLEEIAEVGEEQIAEVLGTWTGIPVFKLTEEESSRLLHMEEELHKRIIGQDDAVKSVSRAIRRTRAGLKDPRRPSGSFIFAGPSGVGKTELSKALAEFLFGEDDALIQIDMGEFHDRFTASRLFGAPPGYVGYEEGGQLTEKVRRKPFSVVLFDEIEKAHKEIYNTLLQVLEDGRLTDGQGRVVDFKNTVLIFTSNLGTQDISKAVGMGFSSVGETDAEGQYERMKQKVNDELKKHFRPEFLNRIDDIVVFHQLTQEEIIKMVDLLVGRVSKALKAKDMDLELTDNAKKLLAKRGFDPVLGARPLRRTIQREIEDVLSEKILFGEVGAGEIITVDVDNWDGESKGTEAQFTFTPRPKPLPDGGDFGEISVEAAEAVVAADSDL, encoded by the coding sequence ATGTTCGAGAGGTTTACGGACCGAGCTCGCCGCGTCATCGTGTTGGCGCAGGAGGAGGCTCGGAGCTTCAATCACAATTACATCGGCACGGAGCACATTCTTCTTGGCCTGATTCAAGAGGGCGAGTGTGTTGCTGCGAAGGCGCTGGAATCCATGGGTATTTCCCTGGAGGCCGTGCGTCAGGAGGTCGAGGAGATCATTGGCCGCGGTAGCCAGCCGCACGTTGGCCATATTCCTTTTACTCCCCGTGCCAAGAAGGTTCTGGAGCTCTCCCTGCGTGAGGGCCTGCAGATGGGCCACAAGTATATTGGCACGGAATTCCTGCTGCTGGGCCTGATCCGTGAGGGTGAGGGCGTGGCTGCGCAGGTGCTGGTGAAGCTCGGTGCGGATCTTCCGCGTGTGCGCCAGCAGGTTATTCAGCTTCTGTCCGGCTATGAGGGCGGTGAAGGCGGTACGCCTGAGGCTCCGCAGCAGAGCAGCGGCAGCGACGCCGTTGGCGCTGGCGCTTCCCCCGGTGGTCGGGTGCAGAGCAGCGTTGGTGAGCGCTCCAATTCGCTCGTGTTAGACCAGTTCGGCCGGAACCTGACCCAGGCTGCCCGCGACGGCAAGCTTGATCCGGTGGTGGGGCGTGAGAAGGAAATCGAGCGCGTCATGCAGGTTCTTTCCCGCCGCACCAAGAACAATCCGGTTCTTATCGGTGAACCCGGTGTGGGTAAAACCGCCGTTGTCGAGGGCTTAGCCTTGGACATTGTTAACGGCAAGGTTCCAGAGACGCTGAAGGATAAGCAGCTTTACTCCCTAGACCTGGGTTCGCTTGTTGCGGGTTCGCGTTACCGTGGTGACTTTGAGGAGCGCCTGAAGAAGGTGCTCAAAGAGATTAACCAGCGCGGGGACATCATCCTGTTTATTGACGAGATCCACACTCTCGTGGGGGCTGGTGCCGCCGAGGGCGCTATTGACGCTGCGTCACTGCTCAAGCCCAAGCTGGCCCGCGGTGAGCTGCAGACCATCGGTGCCACCACGTTGGATGAATACCGCAAGCATATTGAGAAGGACGCTGCGCTGGAGCGTCGTTTCCAGCCGGTGCAGGTACCGGAGCCTTCCGTTGAGCTGACCATCGATATTCTTAAAGGTCTGCGTGACCGCTACGAGGCTCACCACCGCGTGTCCATTACCGACGGCGCGTTGGCTGCGGCCGCCAACCTCTCCGATCGCTACATCAACGACCGCTACCTGCCGGACAAAGCCGTTGACCTTATCGACGAGGCTGGTGCCCGTATGCGTATCAAGCGCATGACCGCACCCGCTGGCCTGCGCGAGGTGGACGAGCGCATCGCCGCCGTGCGTCGCGAGAAGGAAGCGGCTATCGACGCCCAGGACTTTGAGAAGGCAGCCGGCCTGCGGGATCAAGAGCGCAGGCTAGGCGAGGAGCGCTCCGAGAAGGAAAAGCAGTGGCGCGCCGGTGACCTGGAGGAAATCGCCGAAGTTGGCGAGGAACAGATTGCCGAGGTGCTGGGCACCTGGACTGGTATCCCGGTGTTCAAGCTCACCGAGGAAGAATCCTCACGCCTGCTGCACATGGAGGAGGAACTGCACAAGCGCATCATCGGCCAAGACGATGCCGTGAAGTCCGTCTCCCGTGCGATTCGCCGCACCCGTGCCGGCCTGAAGGATCCGCGACGCCCCTCCGGTTCCTTCATCTTTGCTGGTCCGTCCGGTGTGGGTAAGACCGAATTGTCCAAGGCACTTGCAGAATTCCTGTTTGGCGAGGACGACGCACTGATTCAGATCGATATGGGTGAGTTCCACGACCGTTTCACCGCGTCCCGCCTGTTCGGTGCCCCTCCCGGATACGTCGGCTACGAAGAGGGCGGTCAGCTCACCGAAAAGGTGCGTCGCAAGCCGTTCTCCGTGGTTCTGTTCGACGAGATCGAAAAGGCACACAAGGAGATTTACAACACCTTGCTGCAGGTGCTGGAAGACGGTCGCCTCACCGACGGCCAGGGACGCGTGGTGGACTTCAAGAACACTGTGCTGATCTTCACCTCCAACCTTGGTACCCAGGACATTTCCAAGGCCGTGGGCATGGGCTTCAGCAGCGTCGGGGAAACCGATGCGGAAGGCCAGTACGAGCGCATGAAGCAGAAGGTCAACGACGAGCTGAAGAAGCACTTCCGCCCCGAGTTCTTGAACCGTATTGACGACATTGTGGTCTTCCACCAGCTCACGCAGGAAGAAATCATCAAGATGGTGGACCTGCTGGTCGGCCGTGTGTCCAAGGCTCTCAAGGCCAAGGACATGGACCTTGAACTCACCGACAATGCCAAGAAGCTCCTGGCCAAGCGTGGTTTCGACCCGGTCCTGGGTGCTCGTCCGTTGCGTCGCACCATTCAGCGCGAAATCGAGGATGTTCTGTCCGAGAAGATCCTCTTCGGCGAGGTTGGTGCTGGTGAGATCATCACCGTGGACGTGGACAACTGGGATGGTGAATCCAAGGGCACGGAAGCTCAATTCACCTTCACTCCGCGCCCCAAGCCGTTGCCTGACGGTGGTGACTTCGGAGAAATCTCCGTGGAGGCCGCCGAAGCGGTCGTCGCCGCAGACTCAGACCTGTAA
- a CDS encoding MDR family MFS transporter: MSDLPQSLGDALEPDHSRPTNTARQNNLVLWILVISTMVMILNETVLSVALPIISQDFGVEATMVQWLTTGFLLVMAVVFPMTGYLLQRFSTRTMFVAALALFAIGTAAAGMAWTFPILLVARLVQAIGTAVIIPLLMTVTMTTVPPERRGATMGLIGVVISVAPALGPTVSGVILSALSWHWLFWTVLPFVVLCLVIGIKFMRNVSEQHALPLDIISVPLSALGFGGLVYGLSEIGTVINGSTKMPLVVLAVGAVFLVLFVLRQLTLGKRDAALLNLQPFSFRPFCVAVIAIGSSMGVLLGTVVVLPFFLQDSLGASALQTGLLVLPGGLLEGLASPVVGRIYDRRGARVLVIPGAIGITVSELGLSMLSENSSIFAVLVLHMLLCLSLACVMTPLMTDGLAAVPQNLYSHGSAILNTLEQLGGAAGTAILVAAMTVASKYALDSGDAPTTAMASGASTAFIVGTLVGVATLVTVLFAAGKTAKTAEPASDG, from the coding sequence ATGTCAGATTTGCCCCAGTCGCTAGGCGACGCACTCGAACCTGATCACTCCCGCCCAACCAACACGGCGCGCCAGAACAACCTGGTGTTGTGGATCCTTGTTATCTCGACGATGGTGATGATCCTCAACGAGACGGTCCTGTCGGTGGCGCTGCCCATTATCTCCCAGGATTTTGGTGTGGAAGCCACGATGGTGCAGTGGCTGACCACTGGTTTTCTGCTGGTGATGGCCGTTGTGTTTCCCATGACGGGGTATCTGTTGCAGCGTTTTTCCACGCGCACTATGTTTGTGGCGGCGTTGGCCTTGTTTGCCATTGGTACGGCCGCAGCTGGTATGGCCTGGACATTCCCCATTCTGCTGGTTGCCCGCCTAGTGCAGGCGATTGGTACGGCAGTAATCATTCCACTGCTCATGACGGTCACCATGACCACAGTTCCACCGGAGCGCCGCGGCGCAACGATGGGGCTGATCGGTGTGGTTATTTCTGTTGCTCCGGCACTGGGACCAACAGTGTCGGGCGTTATTCTCAGCGCGCTCAGCTGGCATTGGCTGTTCTGGACGGTGCTGCCCTTTGTGGTGTTATGCCTGGTCATCGGCATTAAGTTCATGCGGAATGTCTCAGAGCAGCACGCCCTTCCGCTGGATATTATTTCGGTGCCGCTGTCGGCGTTGGGTTTCGGCGGGCTGGTGTACGGCCTCTCGGAAATCGGCACGGTGATCAACGGCAGCACGAAGATGCCACTGGTGGTGCTGGCCGTGGGGGCGGTGTTCCTTGTCTTGTTCGTGCTCAGGCAGCTGACACTGGGCAAGCGTGACGCGGCGTTATTGAACCTTCAACCGTTTAGTTTCAGGCCGTTCTGCGTTGCAGTCATAGCCATTGGGTCTAGCATGGGTGTGCTGTTGGGTACGGTTGTAGTATTGCCGTTCTTCCTGCAAGACTCGCTGGGCGCATCGGCCTTGCAGACAGGTTTGTTGGTGCTCCCCGGTGGTTTGTTGGAGGGGCTGGCCAGCCCAGTTGTGGGGCGCATCTATGATCGGCGTGGCGCCCGTGTGCTGGTCATTCCCGGCGCGATCGGCATCACTGTCAGTGAGCTGGGACTGTCCATGCTGTCGGAAAATTCGAGCATTTTTGCGGTGTTGGTGCTGCATATGTTGCTATGCCTCAGCCTGGCCTGCGTGATGACTCCCCTCATGACCGACGGTCTTGCCGCCGTTCCGCAGAACCTATACAGCCACGGTTCCGCAATTTTGAATACACTGGAGCAGCTGGGCGGTGCGGCTGGCACGGCGATTCTGGTGGCGGCGATGACAGTGGCCTCGAAGTATGCCCTGGATTCTGGTGATGCTCCGACTACGGCAATGGCATCTGGCGCGTCAACGGCCTTCATTGTGGGCACGTTAGTGGGCGTGGCGACCCTGGTAACGGTGCTTTTTGCTGCTGGGAAGACCGCCAAGACGGCTGAGCCAGCAAGCGATGGGTAG
- a CDS encoding Pr6Pr family membrane protein translates to MINQLVRWLGLIMFLLGGSAFILSGINSQIVPFENWPAFTSGPEKLLANYSYFTLWSNLLGALVGLGYFTNFRRVSPTLAKVVRIDAALMLTVTGLIYNLILRATASPDEGIELYTNPVFHIIMPILAPLTWILFMFFGDTKTEREITLTTTLLALVIPVVWTIWTIFRGITTGGYYPYGFINADKLGWPVAIRNIAGIYIGFFAAVSLVGGVEKLADGRKR, encoded by the coding sequence GTGATCAACCAACTTGTGCGCTGGCTGGGCCTCATCATGTTCCTTCTCGGCGGTTCTGCCTTCATTCTTTCCGGCATCAACTCGCAGATCGTTCCATTTGAAAACTGGCCTGCATTCACCAGCGGCCCCGAGAAACTTCTCGCCAACTATTCCTACTTCACATTGTGGTCAAATCTTCTTGGCGCACTCGTTGGGTTAGGGTACTTCACCAACTTCCGCCGCGTCTCCCCCACGCTCGCCAAAGTAGTGCGTATCGACGCCGCGCTCATGCTCACCGTCACCGGCCTGATCTACAACCTCATCCTCAGGGCAACGGCTTCCCCTGACGAGGGAATTGAGCTGTACACCAACCCTGTTTTCCACATCATCATGCCAATTCTCGCGCCACTAACCTGGATACTGTTCATGTTTTTTGGGGACACCAAAACCGAGCGGGAAATCACCCTCACAACCACACTTCTTGCGTTGGTCATTCCCGTGGTGTGGACCATCTGGACCATCTTCCGTGGCATTACCACCGGCGGCTACTACCCCTACGGGTTCATCAACGCCGACAAACTAGGCTGGCCGGTAGCCATTCGCAACATCGCGGGAATCTACATCGGATTCTTTGCGGCGGTATCGCTAGTTGGCGGCGTTGAAAAGCTGGCGGATGGACGGAAGAGGTAG